DNA from Polaribacter sp. NJDZ03:
ATAAACCCATTATTTATCTTCTTAAAAAAAGCAATACAATTAAATCACGAATTTTTAGCCGACCAAAAGGTTATCAATCAACATAAAAACACCAATAAATACCAGCACTTATTATTAAACAAAGCTGCTTGGAACAACGAATATTACTTGGCCAGTAATTTGAATTATTCACTCACTAAAAAAAGATTAAAAATGATGACAAAACAAAGTTCACAAACTAAAATTTTATTAAAACAACTCTCAGTAATTCCGTTGTTAGTTGGCTTCCTTTTCTTATTTGCAGAACGTGTACAAGCACAAGAAAAAGCAAAAGACAAAATAGTTATAGAATATAATTCTTTAGCTAAAAAAGTAAAATCTAAAGATAATGCCGTTACAAAAAAAGAAGATATAGAAAAGTTAGAAAAACTATATGTACAATTAAGCGAGTCTCAGAAAAAAACAGCAGCACCATTTCCTTTTACATCTATAAAAGAAAAAAATAAGGAGGAACCAATTTTTTATTTAAACGGAGAAGTTACCTCTAAAAAAGAAGTGGACAAAATAAACGCGGATAATATAGAAAGTGTAAACGTTACTAAAAAAGAAAACGGAAGTTCTACGGTCTCTATTAAAAAGAAAAAAGAACCTATTTATTACTTAGACGGAAAACGCATTTCTAAAAAAGAAATGAAAGAAGTAAAGCCAGACACTATAGAAAGTGTAAACGTAGAAAAAAATAAAGATGGTGGTGGCTCAATTTATATTACGAGTAAAAAAGAATAAAACTACACTATAGAAACTAAAAAAACCTCGAAATTTTCGAGGTTTTTTTTATGTTTCTAAATAATGATAAAGTAAATTTAAAACTCTTTTTAGTTCGCAAAAAAGTGCGTTAGCGATTGAAACGGCATCCTTTTTTGAGGTACGAAAAAAAGATATAGTGCAAAGCGCGACCTGCAAGGAAACGCCCAACTTCTCGATACAATTTTCTTTCAGAAAATCACTCGAAGTAACAACCTACTCCTTTTCTGCCATTTTCTTAACGTAATCTGTAATAATTACAATCTGAGTTGGTCCTACTTTACCTTCTATAAACTTAGCATTTTCATGATCTAAAGATATTCTACGTACCGCAGTTCCTTGTTTAGCAACCAAGCTAGATCCTTTTACTTTTAAATCTTTTATTAAAACTACAGAATCTCCAGCCTCTAAAATTGCGCCGTTTGCATCTCTGTGAATTATCTTTTCGCTATCATCTAAATGATCTCCAGATTCTTTAGCAAAACGTAAATCGTCATCTTCTAAATACATCATGTCTAGTAAATCTTTTGGCCAACCTTCGTTTCTTAAACGAGAAAGCATTCTCCAAGCAACCACTTTTACAGCTCTATGTTCAGACCACATAGAATCGTTTAAACAACGCCAATGGTTTGGTTCTGTTTGGTCTGCATTGTCAATTTGAGTTCTACAAGTTTCACAAGCTAGCAAGCTTCCATCTACTCCACTACCCCCAACTGTTGATGTTGGTTTAACTTCGTAAATTGCTAAATTATCTGTTGATGTACATAATTCACACTTATTTCCACTTCTATTTTCTAAATCTTGTTGTAAACTCATAATATAATTTTAGTTAGGCAAAAGTACATTTTTAAATGAAAAATGCTAATTAATTACCAAAGAAGTATCCTAAAAATTAAGAATTTGATAAAATTTTAACTCGAAGCTATTTCCTGCTTTCACTACTTGCTTTTTTTAGCCAAAAAAAGGCTAAAAAAGAGCTCAAACAGACCGTTTTATCAGGGCTAAACTTGTTTGCGAGCGTATTTTCTATTTCCACAACAAATTGTCACTTCGAAGAATGAGAAGTCACATAACAGAGAAAAGCCCAAACCAATCAACTTTATGAGATTTCTCCTATCGTCGAAATGACAATCAGACTTAAAAACTTTGTTCCTTTGAAACATTGAATCTTTGTTACTTTTAAACCTCTAAAAAACCTCTAAAGAAGTAAATTTAAAAGACGTTCCATCAAATAAACCTTTATCCGACAATTTTAACGCAGGAATTACCAACAACGCCATAAAAGATAAACTCATATAAGGCGCACGTAATTTACTGCCCATTTCTTTTGCCATTGCATCTAATTCTGCATACGCTTTACCAATAACCTCAGCAGGTTTATCAGACATAATTCCGGCAACTGGTAACGAAACAATTTTTTCTTCGGTGTCGTTTACAGCACAAACTCCACCGCTATTTTCTATGATTAAATTAACCGCTTTACAAATAGCTTCGTCTGAAACTCCGATGGCAATAATATTATGAGAATCGTGCCCAACAGAACTTGCAATAGCACCTTCTTTTAATCCGAAGTTTTTAATAAAAGCAATTGCAGGCACATCATTTTTATAACGATTAACAACTGTCATTTTTAAAACATCGGTTTTAGTGTTTGATACTAAATTTCCATCAACAATTAAAGCATCTGCTTCAATCTGGTTGGTTACCAATTCGCCATCTAAAGCTTCTATGACTCTTATTTTTTCTGCAGAAGATTCAAATCTAAAATCTGAAACTTCTTTTTTATCTGTATTAAAGTTATTCAACACTTCAAAATCTACCTGTTTTAC
Protein-coding regions in this window:
- a CDS encoding M56 family metallopeptidase, yielding MILYLLKSASCLALLLFFYHFILEKEKMHTFNRFYLLIGIIVSFLVPLATITVQAKNILETNGEPIFMGNTAFATIHDTFNYSQLLIGVYLIVSTLFLIRFVKNFTKIIQKIRKNKTIKYQKGVLVLVEDEILPHTFWNFIFINKKDYNEGKIEEELFTHELTHVTQKHTLDVLVIELLQIIFWINPLFIFLKKAIQLNHEFLADQKVINQHKNTNKYQHLLLNKAAWNNEYYLASNLNYSLTKKRLKMMTKQSSQTKILLKQLSVIPLLVGFLFLFAERVQAQEKAKDKIVIEYNSLAKKVKSKDNAVTKKEDIEKLEKLYVQLSESQKKTAAPFPFTSIKEKNKEEPIFYLNGEVTSKKEVDKINADNIESVNVTKKENGSSTVSIKKKKEPIYYLDGKRISKKEMKEVKPDTIESVNVEKNKDGGGSIYITSKKE
- a CDS encoding alkylphosphonate utilization protein — encoded protein: MSLQQDLENRSGNKCELCTSTDNLAIYEVKPTSTVGGSGVDGSLLACETCRTQIDNADQTEPNHWRCLNDSMWSEHRAVKVVAWRMLSRLRNEGWPKDLLDMMYLEDDDLRFAKESGDHLDDSEKIIHRDANGAILEAGDSVVLIKDLKVKGSSLVAKQGTAVRRISLDHENAKFIEGKVGPTQIVIITDYVKKMAEKE